From the genome of Brevinematia bacterium:
ATGACCCTACCTAAAGGTAGTAAATTCCTTGTCTTCATAACATACTCTGGAAATTCATCTTCTATACTGTCTGCAAACTCATCCACAACAAGATGTATTGCTCTTCTTATTGTTCTCTGCCTAACCCCCTCAACTGCCGAATAGATAGGAAGAACTATTCCGAATTCTTCTTTCTTATACCCATCTTTCTCCAAATCAGCATAGTCAAATGTAGCACATTGCAGACTGTTGTATTTATACTCCCACACTCCTGTGACTATAAATCTCTTACCCACTTCAAACACACTGGCAAGAAAATCTCTATTGTAACAGACAAGTTCCCCTCTAAGCTCGCCATCACTCACTACAACTTTCAACACCTTCTCCTGCTTCACAAAAATGTAGTCATGCTTAACAACTTCAACTATGGTTGTTGCCCTCACTTTGCCTGTAGTAGACCTAGAAAGTTCTTTTACAATATCCGAAAGACTTTTTAATTCAGTTCTATCCTCATACCTTATAGGGAAATATGTTAAGACATCGTAGACCGTGTAAAGTTTCAACCTATAAAGTATCTTTTTCCTATCTAAGGTTAGTCCTCTTATCTTCAGATCCTTTATGTGAATCTTTTTGGTATCTTCAAGAAACATAGATTCACTTTCAGAAAACCGAAACTAAAAACTCCACTATCTTACAAGAAGAAAAGAATCCAAAATAGTCCCAAAAGGCATTAGATACTCCAAAAGCTTTGGTAGGTTTTCTATCCTTACAGAACCTATTATAATATACCACAGACAATCACATTGTAACAGAGTAATCCAGTGTTTTTCAAATAGATCGTACCTAACAATAAATTCCAAATTTTAGCTGGTAACTAGGCAAGATTCTAGACTTTTTGCTTACTTACCTTACTTTGGTTCTAGATAGCGCTTGTTTGATCACAAGATTTCACTCCACATAAGCCTCTCAGATGCTCGCTAAGAGAAATGTTTTCTCAGTTCCGACATGAACTGAAAGAAAAATAGAGAGAAGGTTACTCTTAGTTGTAAACTTTGAACCTTATTATACTCCTAATCTTGCGAAGGAGTGTATGTGCTTATAAAATTTCCTATGTATGGAAATAGAAATTGCTAAAGAAATTGGATTCTGTTTTGGAGTAAGAAAAGCAATTGAAAAACTAGACGAAACACTGGAAAAAGAGAACGAAAAAGTGTATATAACTGGAGAACTGATACATAATAAGGACCTTCTGAAGAAGTATGAAGGCAAGAAGGTAGAGTTTAATCAAGACATCTCAAGCTACAATGAGCGAGGAATAGTTATAATAAGATCTCACGGAATATCAGACGAAGAAAGAGAAAAAATAAACTCTAACCCTAATGTTATCAAGGTTATAGACGCAACATGTCCCTATGTTCTCAGAGTACATCAACTGACTAAAAAGATGTATAAAGACGGGTATCATATAGTAATAATAGGCGAAGCAGACCACCCAGAAACAAGAGGATATTACCTAAACATCAAAGATCGTGCTACTGTAATAAACTCTAAAGAAGAGATAAGTAAAATTCCCAAAGTTAAAAAGGTAGCAGTCTTTGCCCAAACTACCATGGATTACCAGAAGTTTAAGGAGATAGTTGGAGAAATGGTTACTGAATTTGAGGAAATTAGAACCTTCACAACTATCTGCCCTCCTGTATACAATAGGCAAAAGTCCGCAGAAGAACTCTCTAAAAGGTGTGATCTTGTGATTATCCTAGGAGGGTATAATAGCTCAAATACAAAGAAACTTAGAGATTTATGTGCAAAATATACCGACACAGTCCACATTGAAAATATAAGACAGCTTGATCCTAAAACTCTTGAAGGTAAAAGGAAAATAGGCATAGTAGCTGGAACTTCAACTCCTGACTGGATAATAGAGGAAGCTTACAACTTTCTAAAGAGCAGGCAAGTTAAAGATAGTAGAGTTTTTTCCGAAAATTCCTATTAGGGTTTTTGTTGATATTCGGAACTTTGCTTCAATACACTTCTAAAGGAGGTGGATATGAAGATAGTAAGGATAGGCGAAGGCGGAAAAATAAACCCCAACAAAGATGTTTCAGAAACAAGTAAGTCCAAAAACACTGAAACCTCCAGTAGAGGAGTAGACGAGATAGTTATAAAGCTTAAGTCCAAAGAGTTTCCAGAGATGATAAAGAATGAGATGATAGTCATCCAAAGAGAAGTTACCATAACACAAGCACAAATAGATGCCATCTCCAAAGTATCAAAACTACTAAAGGGGATCACAACTTACGATGAAAACATCAAGAGCCAGATACAACAACTATACGAAACCAGCAAGTATGAAGATATGTACCTTCTGGAAAATATAAAAGATGAACTTTTTTCGGGAGACTTGAACAGATTACTCTCAGCTTTGGAAAAAGAAGTAAACAACCTTTCCAGTAAAGTTGAAGAAAATCGCAAAAAGACAAATGCTTTACTCGTGAAATTTCAAAATATAAACACATTCATTGACACAATCTCTAACGAACAAGTAGATACAACAGCAAAGTTAATAACATCAAGCATAACAAGAGTTCAGAAGATCCTAAACATAACCCCCTACAATGTAATGAAATTCCTATCAAATTAAGACTTTACCTCTGACTTTAAGCTTTCCACATCAAGAGAGTTGTCAAATAAAATTGATATGCTCATGCTACCATACACCGTATCTAGAAGTGACTCAACATATTGTTTGTATGAAACCAATAATCCCTCTCTATTGATTAACACAATAGGCGGTAGAATATGTATCTTAACACCTGAGTTGAACAATTCTGTTACAGCATTTCCAGAAATCTGATTTGCTACCTCTCCCAAAATATCCTTAAACATTTCCTTGAACTCTTCGTTCGTCATACTTTCAATTCCCTTGCCATACACCTCCTTTAGCATATTATCAACCATCTTCACAGAAAGTCCTTTGTCAAACTCAAAAATAATACACCCTTTTATATCTTCCTCAAACATAATCAAAACAGCAACAGACTTATTTATTCTCTTCTGCCTTTTTATGCTTGTTCTATTCCTATAAAGCTCTAGCTTACTTACCTCCTTAACCACTCTTATGCTAGAAGAAACAAACGAAAGAATTACCTTAGGATCCATACTAAATAATTATCTACCAAGCCAAAATACTACTTTAATATAATCCATAATGAATCATCCCAGAGATAGCAGGTTCCACTATCCAAAAACACTTATCCCAGAGCATAACCCCATTCTATTTTACTATTTTTTTGGTCAAGAACAAATATATTTCTTCATACCCCTTATCTCTAGCTATATCAATAGGCGATAATCCCTGCCTGTTTCTTAAGTAAGGATTAGCACCATAAGTAACGAGTAGCTTAACTATCTCGTAGTTATTTAGCATAACCGCTAGATGTAGGGGTGTATCACCATCATCATCTCTTGAATT
Proteins encoded in this window:
- a CDS encoding chemotaxis protein CheX, whose amino-acid sequence is MDPKVILSFVSSSIRVVKEVSKLELYRNRTSIKRQKRINKSVAVLIMFEEDIKGCIIFEFDKGLSVKMVDNMLKEVYGKGIESMTNEEFKEMFKDILGEVANQISGNAVTELFNSGVKIHILPPIVLINREGLLVSYKQYVESLLDTVYGSMSISILFDNSLDVESLKSEVKS
- the ispH gene encoding 4-hydroxy-3-methylbut-2-enyl diphosphate reductase, encoding MEIEIAKEIGFCFGVRKAIEKLDETLEKENEKVYITGELIHNKDLLKKYEGKKVEFNQDISSYNERGIVIIRSHGISDEEREKINSNPNVIKVIDATCPYVLRVHQLTKKMYKDGYHIVIIGEADHPETRGYYLNIKDRATVINSKEEISKIPKVKKVAVFAQTTMDYQKFKEIVGEMVTEFEEIRTFTTICPPVYNRQKSAEELSKRCDLVIILGGYNSSNTKKLRDLCAKYTDTVHIENIRQLDPKTLEGKRKIGIVAGTSTPDWIIEEAYNFLKSRQVKDSRVFSENSY